The sequence GTTCCGCCTCGACGACGACTTCTCGGAGTCTCACGATCTCGCAGACCACCATCCCGACGTCGTCGAGCAGCTCAAGGAACAGTGGTCGAACGAAGCTGCGGTGAACAACGTTTTACCGCTGCTTGACTCGCTGATCGGGCGGCTGGCCGCCGCAGCACAGCCGCCATATCCGATCGGCCTCAAGACCACGCTGTACCCGCAAGCCGGTCCAGTGCTCGACGAGGCACTGCCCATGCTGGCCGGCGGAGGACACATCCTGGCCGATGTCGATGTTCCGCAAGATATTCCGAGCGGGGTGTTGTTCGCCATCGGCGATCGCAACGGAGGCCTGGCCGGCTACGTCATCGACGGCCGGCTCCAGGTCGCCGTCGCATTGCCCAGCGGAACCGTGAAGCTTCAATCGGACCGGCCACTGCCGCCGGGGCGCCACCTCGTCGGTTGCGTACTGCGCCTGGTGTCCGGCGGCGCCGCGATCGACGCCGTCGTGGACGGCGCCGTTGTCGCGACCGCGGCGACCGACCATGCGCTTCCGTTCATCTGGCAGCACGGGGGCACACACCTCACCCTCGGCTACGACCGCGGCCTGCCGGTAGCCGATGACTATCAGCCGCCGTTCGCCTGGAACGGCTCTCTGCATGCAGTCCACGTGCAGGCTGGGCAAGCCGAACTCGACCAGATCGACGCGCTGCGCGTCGCCCTGCAGTCCGATTAGTCGCCGGCGAAGGCGAACTGGAAGCCAGTGAGTATCGCGTACTTTTCACTCACGTAGGCCGGATGATCTGGACCGAAAGCCTGAACGGTGACTACGGCCGCCCAGAGCTTGTCGTCGCTGTCCCGACCCGCAACGATCAGGCAGGTAGCCTCGTGATTGGCCAGCCCCATGTCGTAGGTCAGCGTCACGGCGGGGTAGCCGCAAACAGTGCTGGGGATGCGGTCAAGAAGAACGCCGATCTTGGATAACCCCTCGATTTCCCAATCGAGTGCTTCTTGTGGAGTTCCGGCTGTCCCGGTGAGGTTCTCCAGTGTCACAACGGCGTTCGGCTGGTAGCGGTTGGCCTCACTTCCCGGACCTTGCATCACCGCCCGAACTGCCGGCGGTCTCTGTGCGGGGTCCAAGTGCCAGCCGGGCGGTTGGGGCAGCGCCAGCCTGGGCTCGTCGGCAGTGCGGTGATCGAGGCTGGCGAGCGGCACCGTGCTGGGGCTGCATCTGCTCGACAACGAGCTGTCAGACACGCCACTCTTTGGTGGATGAAGTGACTCGGGCTCATGGCCGCGGCGACTCACAATCAGCGCAGCGGCGACCAGCGCAGCGGCGATCAGGGCAATGACCATAACGAGGGCGGCGGCACCAATGGCCACTGGGAGCCACGGTCGTGCAGGCTGGGTGGCAGCGTCACTTACCGGCTGCTCTGGCGGTTCCTCGGAGGATGGCCCTTGGCTGCCGGCTGTTTGGCTGTCCATCGGCAAAGAATAGCCACCCCCGTTTGCCGCCAGGCCAGGGCCGACCGACTCGGTGGCCGCTCGGCGGTATCGCTCGATGGCCCGCTCAGGTGAGGAATCAGCCGTAGCCAATAGTGCACCTTCGCGGCAATTCGGCCTCGGCATTCGGGTTGAATCGGCAGAGTCACCAATGCATTCGACGGCCAGCCGCGGTCAAGGCCAGCTGCTGTTCAGCCCACAGCGGCATCAGTCGGCGACCGCCGCGCGGTGCTGCTGGGCCACCGGAGCCGAGTCAGCCAGTCGCGGGCCACGACGGCATGGCCGTCCAGGCGATGGACCGACGACGGATTCAGCGCCGCCAGCGATGCCCGCTGGTTTCCCGGTTGCGGGCTGAGCCCGGGCAGCGGTCCACCACCGCCGGGTTGGGCGCCGGTGCGGAATGCGGCAGCGAAGGCCAGTGTCTGATCGTCGCCGATGCCGGCGATCTCCAGGGCCGTCCATGTTTCAGGCGCCGGGTAAGACCAGACCTTCGCGAGCAGCTCCGGCACGTCTTGGCGGGGCGCAGCCCGGTATGCGGCTAGGTGATCCCCGTCCTCCTGGACAACGCTGTGCCAGGTCTCGCGGGAGCCTGCGGTGTCCAGCTCTGGGATGTCGTCGGGCTCGACCACGTTGGCCGCCCAGCCGGATTCGCGGAGGTGATCGGCGAGGCGCCGTGCCACCACCACAGCGGTCTGGTGCAGGGGAATGCCCGGGGAACGTGCCTGCAGCGCCGCGAGATTGTCGACAGCGGCGAACGTCAGGCCGATCCACGTGGTCCGCTCGCGCGCACCGGCATGATCACCGACGTCTCGGCTGGTGACCCGGATCGCGTCGGCCCGCAGGCCGTAACGGTCCAGATAGCGAGCGATCAGCGGCAGCGGAAGCGAGTCGGTGTCTTCCTGCGGCGCTGCGACCCTCAGCAGCACGGTGACCCGCGGGTCGGTGACGGTTCTGCCTGCTCGGCGTTCCCCTTGTTTGGGGCGGTTGATCGATGCGCGGCGTCGCAGAATCGTGGGCAGCGGCAAACCGCGCCACTGCGCCAACAACGCGACCGCGACGGCGATTCCGATGCCCAGCACCCAGCGCTCGCGCGCCGACTGCCAGGGATAGGCCGTGGTTGCGGCCGCAGTGGCCAACAGCACCAGGGTGATTCGCCCCGTACCGGGCAGCGGTGATCGGTGGGTGCTCACAGGGTGCTCTCCTTTCTCCGGCGCGCCACGATTGCGGCGCCCCCGACGGCCAATGCCAGCGCCGCCACGCCGCCGAGTGCGACGAGTTGCGGCGTGTAGTTCTTCGGTGCCGGCTCCGGCGGCAGAACCGCCCGCTTCGCCGGCTCCGAGCCCGGGGCGGATCCGGCGGGCAGCTGCCAGGTCAGTGCGGCCACGGGGTCAACGGATCCGGCACCAAGGAGGTTGGACGGCGCCCGGGCGGTGTTGTGCGCGGTCGCAGTGATCCGGTGGATCACCTGCGCTGCACTCAGTTCCGGGTACCGGCTGCGGACCAGCGCCGCGATACCGGCCACGTAACCGGACGCATAGCCGGTGCCGTTGAGCGGCACCAACTGTTGCCGGGCACCGGGCAGCCCGTTGGCAAGACCGCCGTCGTCGCGGTTACTCACCGACACGATGTTCTCGCCCGGCGCGGCAAGTCCCACCCACGGTCCGGACATCGTGAATTTCGAGGGCTGGCCGCTTGGCGTGGCCGAGGCAACCGAGAGGACATAGGGCTGCCAGGACGACGGGATCGACACCGAAGTGACGCCAGCCCAGTTGCGCGGGTCGTTCGGCCGGCTCAGATCCGTCAGCGGGTTGGATTGGCAGGCACTTCCGCCCGCGACGGAACCGGTGGCGCCGCTGTCACCGGCGGCGGCGACCACGACAGCGTCTTTGTCGACTGCCGCGTAGCGGATCGCCGCACCGAGTTCGGACTGGTCGATGGCGCGGTCGGCGGCCAGGCAGTGCACTGCCGAAACGACGATCACCCCGGCACCGAGATCGGCCGCGTGCACAATCGC is a genomic window of Mycolicibacter heraklionensis containing:
- the eccE gene encoding type VII secretion protein EccE, producing the protein MSTHRSPLPGTGRITLVLLATAAATTAYPWQSARERWVLGIGIAVAVALLAQWRGLPLPTILRRRASINRPKQGERRAGRTVTDPRVTVLLRVAAPQEDTDSLPLPLIARYLDRYGLRADAIRVTSRDVGDHAGARERTTWIGLTFAAVDNLAALQARSPGIPLHQTAVVVARRLADHLRESGWAANVVEPDDIPELDTAGSRETWHSVVQEDGDHLAAYRAAPRQDVPELLAKVWSYPAPETWTALEIAGIGDDQTLAFAAAFRTGAQPGGGGPLPGLSPQPGNQRASLAALNPSSVHRLDGHAVVARDWLTRLRWPSSTARRSPTDAAVG
- the mycP gene encoding type VII secretion-associated serine protease mycosin translates to MIGSRIAQGCRAIRLGGLAGVLAVALWSAPPVLAITPPTVDVDAVPPSGTPGPVQATQQNGECSITGLIGGTDVSDPSPGQRQLDLPAAWQFSRGDGQTVAVIDTGVRPGPRLPAVDAGGDYIGTTDGLTDCDGHGTLIAGLIAGQPGDDGFAGVAPAARLLSLRAISAKITPTASHGDPELTRASADVTALSRAIVHAADLGAGVIVVSAVHCLAADRAIDQSELGAAIRYAAVDKDAVVVAAAGDSGATGSVAGGSACQSNPLTDLSRPNDPRNWAGVTSVSIPSSWQPYVLSVASATPSGQPSKFTMSGPWVGLAAPGENIVSVSNRDDGGLANGLPGARQQLVPLNGTGYASGYVAGIAALVRSRYPELSAAQVIHRITATAHNTARAPSNLLGAGSVDPVAALTWQLPAGSAPGSEPAKRAVLPPEPAPKNYTPQLVALGGVAALALAVGGAAIVARRRKESTL
- a CDS encoding LpqN/LpqT family lipoprotein, whose amino-acid sequence is MAIGAAALVMVIALIAAALVAAALIVSRRGHEPESLHPPKSGVSDSSLSSRCSPSTVPLASLDHRTADEPRLALPQPPGWHLDPAQRPPAVRAVMQGPGSEANRYQPNAVVTLENLTGTAGTPQEALDWEIEGLSKIGVLLDRIPSTVCGYPAVTLTYDMGLANHEATCLIVAGRDSDDKLWAAVVTVQAFGPDHPAYVSEKYAILTGFQFAFAGD